In one Streptomyces venezuelae genomic region, the following are encoded:
- a CDS encoding VOC family protein, with protein MADFYHVCFAVPDLEQAMRDFQPSTGVEWSAPVSDRLGAWDYRIVFTSGGAPFIELIEGAPGSPWHTEDGARFDHIGFWSSDIREGSRRLEREGFPVDFSGCPHGRPFAYHRMDSIGARVELVDLSRQQAFLQAWQPGGPPMPAIVETPE; from the coding sequence ATGGCTGACTTCTACCACGTGTGTTTCGCCGTCCCCGATCTCGAACAGGCCATGCGCGACTTCCAGCCCTCCACCGGTGTCGAATGGAGCGCACCCGTCTCCGACCGGCTCGGGGCATGGGACTACCGGATCGTCTTCACCTCGGGCGGAGCTCCCTTCATCGAACTCATAGAGGGCGCGCCCGGCAGCCCCTGGCACACGGAGGACGGGGCCAGGTTCGACCACATCGGCTTCTGGTCGAGCGACATCCGGGAGGGCTCACGGCGCCTGGAGAGGGAGGGCTTCCCCGTGGACTTCTCCGGTTGCCCCCACGGCCGCCCGTTCGCCTACCACCGGATGGACAGCATCGGGGCACGCGTCGAACTCGTCGACCTCAGCCGCCAGCAGGCCTTCCTCCAGGCATGGCAGCCGGGAGGCCCCCCGATGCCGGCCATCGTGGAGACGCCCGAGTGA